A window from Onychostoma macrolepis isolate SWU-2019 chromosome 07, ASM1243209v1, whole genome shotgun sequence encodes these proteins:
- the pop4 gene encoding ribonuclease P protein subunit p29 → MESVVQSRIPSEQSEILGVESQQGAAADAFTKAFLRNCLPQMKDEDIEESLVHKAVVLEYKRSKKKKGKTRKAKGLNAKERRQLKIFQLKPEHQKYELFLPLHELWKQYIVDLCNGLKPGSNPQMIQQKLLKADFHGAVLTVVRSKCPSYVGLTGILVQELKHVFKIITKEDKLKVIPKRNSVFSVEISDFVTHIYGSKFELRSSERSAKKFKVKGTIDL, encoded by the exons GTGTGGTGCAATCCCGAATTCCATCAGAGCAAAGCGAGATTTTAGGAGTTGAG TCTCAACAAGGAGCAGCAGCGGATGCATTCACTAAAGCATTCCTAAGGAACTGCCTTCCTCAAATGAAGGATGAAGACATTGAGGAAAGTTTGGTGCACAAGGCAGTGGTACTGGAATATAAAAGATCGAAGAAGAAGAAGGGAAAGACAAGAAAGGCCAAGGGACTGAATGCCAAAGAAAGAAGACAGCTGAAAATATTCCAGCTCAAACCTGAACATCAAAA ATATGAACTCTTCTTGCCTCTGCATGAGCTATGGAAACAGTACATTGTGGATCTGTGTAATGGATTGAAACCAGGAAG CAACCCACAGATGATCCAGCAGAAGCTCTTGAAAGCTGATTTCCACGGTGCTGTCTTAACCG TTGTAAGATCAAAATGCCCCTCGTATGTTGGTCTAACTGGCATCTTGGTACAGGAACTGAAGCACGTCTTCAAAATCATTACAAAAGAAGACAAACTAAAAG tTATCCCGAAGAGGAATAGTGTGTTCAGTGTGGAGATTAGCGATTTCGTAACACACATCTATGGCAGCAAGTTTGAACTGCGCTCCAGTGAGCGGTCAGCAAAGAAATTCAAAGTAAAAGGAACTATTGACTTGTAA
- the si:ch211-260e23.7 gene encoding protein C19orf12 homolog, whose protein sequence is MSRQIEDVMALCCKISESRQIKAALQNSAKGAAAAGGGAFLGGLLGGPPGIFLGGALGGAMGWWMTSDKFQPLHQIIMEMPPQQKRKLYSEVMAVLGNLDWVDLAQLIFLVMGNSSLQMRVLTTLISFATKELGAKVEYGQT, encoded by the exons ATGAGCCGTCAAATAGAAGATGTAATGGCGCTCTGCTGTAAGATATCAGAGAGCAGGCAGATTAAAGCGGCTCTGCAGAACTCAGCCAAaggagctgctgctgctggtggAGGGGCTTTTTTAGGGGGGCTACTCGGAGGTCCACCCGGTATATTTCTTG GTGGAGCTTTGGGAGGCGCCATGGGATGGTGGATGACTAGTGACAAATTCCAACCTCTTCATCAGATCATAATGGAGATGCCTCCTCAACAGAAGAGGAAACTGTACTCTGAGGTCATGGCAGTACTGGGCAATCTGGATTGGGTTGACCTGGCTCAACTCATTTTTTTAGTGATGGGTAATTCCTCTCTACAAATGCGAGTACTTACTACTTTAATCTCTTTTGCCACAAAAGAGCTCGGAGCCAAAGTGGAGTATGGACAAACATAG
- the plekhf1 gene encoding pleckstrin homology domain-containing family F member 1, whose protein sequence is MSEQLTFTIQNRERIQAVESTFSRTGKMLLRPGRILVGEGCLSKLCRRGPKPKAFFLFNDILVYGSIMVPGRWNSKQNVIPLEDVQQEDLEDGMAMPNQWLMRTPRKSFYVSAASPEEKNAWMGHIEQYKSLLVQAKGLPAGNAAEKFAVTWIPDMASAICMRCSKRFSVANRRHHCRRCGYIVCRACSKSRALIPNISSRPVRICRACVSSVHEGKEQGKQRAKGKHWKKNSVEDTPSLPEYETSSDDESSEQGYQVPTKWFKSPEDEDYSPYCYIKPEHRSPPVSGL, encoded by the coding sequence ATGTCAGAACAACTGACCTTTACTATTCAGAACCGTGAGCGAATCCAGGCAGTGGAGAGCACCTTCAGCCGAACAGGAAAGATGCTTCTCAGACCAGGGCGTATTCTGGTGGGAGAGGGCTGCTTGTCAAAGCTGTGCAGACGTGGACCCAAACCCAAAGCATTCTTCCTCTTCAATGACATTCTGGTCTACGGTAGCATCATGGTGCCCGGTCGCTGGAACAGTAAGCAGAATGTCATTCCTTTGGAGGATGTGCAGCAGGAAGATCTGGAAGACGGAATGGCCATGCCCAACCAATGGCTCATGCGCACGCCACGCAAGTCTTTCTACGTGTCGGCGGCCTCGCCTGAGGAAAAGAATGCGTGGATGGGACACATTGAGCAGTACAAGTCCCTCCTAGTGCAAGCTAAGGGCCTCCCCGCTGGCAATGCTGCAGAGAAATTCGCTGTCACCTGGATCCCTGACATGGCATCAGCCATCTGTATGCGCTGCTCGAAGCGATTCAGCGTTGCCAATCGAAGGCACCACTGCCGGAGATGCGGTTATATAGTATGTAGAGCTTGCTCAAAGAGCCGGGCCTTGATACCAAACATCTCCTCCAGACCGGTGAGAATTTGCCGGGCCTGTGTAAGCAGCGTTCATGAGGGGAAAGAGCAAGGAAAGCAGAGAGCTAAGGGAAAGCATTGGAAGAAGAACTCCGTAGAGGACACGCCATCACTTCCTGAGTATGAGACGTCCAGTGATGACGAGTCCAGTGAGCAGGGGTACCAGGTGCCCACCAAGTGGTTCAAGAGCCCGGAGGATGAGGATTACTCCCCATACTGCTACATAAAGCCTGAGCACAGGAGTCCTCCTGTCAGTGGACTCTGA